From a region of the Paenibacillus sp. FSL R10-2734 genome:
- a CDS encoding ABC transporter permease, producing the protein METNSVRETSFIGSTSKEMAQPVLTATQKSVATGSKPVVVAKSKGGSRRSKKVFNAGVLLPVLAGVLFLALWEFQFFHKIFDLKKYQLPLPTAIAETMRDNFSLLLAYTGYTLAEAVLGMLVGSAIGFLIALAATAWPRWGSGSLTLVAALNAVPIVALAPIMNLWFGDGIGSRIAIVTATTMAAMAINAYKGMAAIDPLALDLMHSYAAGKPAVFRYLRIQSSLPYVFTALKINATASMIGAIVGEFFFSSKGLGYLLSNSIKVAKMPLGWSCIVLAAIAGVIFYLVVERLEKVFIKWHPSQRT; encoded by the coding sequence ATGGAAACCAACTCTGTTCGGGAGACCTCGTTTATAGGCTCAACTAGTAAAGAAATGGCTCAGCCAGTGCTAACGGCTACGCAGAAGAGTGTCGCGACAGGCTCGAAGCCTGTGGTAGTTGCAAAGAGTAAAGGTGGCTCACGTAGGTCGAAGAAAGTTTTTAACGCAGGGGTGCTACTGCCAGTATTAGCGGGTGTATTGTTTCTTGCGCTATGGGAATTTCAATTTTTTCATAAGATCTTTGATCTGAAAAAATATCAACTTCCGCTGCCTACAGCTATCGCCGAAACCATGAGAGATAATTTCAGCTTGTTGTTGGCCTATACAGGATACACTCTCGCAGAGGCTGTGCTGGGTATGTTGGTTGGTTCTGCTATCGGTTTTCTGATCGCCTTAGCGGCTACAGCTTGGCCGCGTTGGGGTAGTGGAAGCTTAACGCTTGTTGCCGCACTAAATGCTGTGCCCATCGTCGCGCTCGCGCCCATTATGAACCTATGGTTCGGGGATGGGATTGGTTCGCGAATTGCCATAGTAACGGCAACTACGATGGCTGCGATGGCGATCAACGCCTATAAAGGCATGGCAGCCATTGATCCGCTGGCACTGGATTTGATGCATTCCTATGCGGCGGGTAAACCTGCAGTGTTCCGTTATCTGCGGATTCAGAGCAGCCTGCCTTATGTATTTACGGCGCTGAAAATTAACGCCACCGCCAGCATGATCGGGGCGATTGTCGGGGAATTCTTTTTTTCCTCGAAAGGGCTTGGGTATCTGCTCTCCAATTCCATTAAAGTCGCCAAAATGCCGCTAGGCTGGTCCTGTATTGTTCTAGCTGCAATTGCCGGTGTGATCTTCTATTTAGTGGTCGAGCGACTTGAGAAAGTGTTCATCAAGTGGCATCCTTCGCAACGTACGTGA